In Devosia sp. 1566, a single genomic region encodes these proteins:
- the tsaE gene encoding tRNA (adenosine(37)-N6)-threonylcarbamoyltransferase complex ATPase subunit type 1 TsaE → MDRFLPDDAATAAFGAELAQRLKPRDIVSIEGELGAGKTALARAIIRALAGDPGLEVPSPTFALVQPYDTASGPVLHADLYRLGDASEADELGLLDVPQAIVLVEWAERAPHLLAAASWRILLEIAPGGAGRRAQVQQLGTRA, encoded by the coding sequence ATGGACCGCTTCCTCCCCGACGATGCCGCCACCGCCGCCTTTGGTGCCGAACTGGCCCAAAGGCTCAAGCCCCGCGATATCGTCAGTATAGAGGGAGAACTGGGGGCGGGGAAAACTGCGCTGGCGCGGGCCATTATCCGCGCGCTGGCGGGCGATCCCGGGCTGGAGGTGCCGTCGCCCACCTTTGCACTGGTCCAGCCCTATGACACCGCGAGCGGCCCGGTACTGCATGCCGATCTTTATCGGCTGGGGGATGCCAGCGAGGCGGACGAGCTCGGGCTGCTCGATGTGCCGCAGGCTATTGTGTTGGTGGAATGGGCCGAGCGAGCGCCGCATCTGTTGGCGGCGGCGAGCTGGCGGATCCTGCTAGAGATAGCTCCGGGCGGGGCTGGGCGGCGGGCTCAGGTGCAACAGCTCGGAACAAGAGCCTAG
- a CDS encoding AAA family ATPase has translation MVQVNYFTLTNFRGAKDIKLEISGKTSNKVVTLIGLNESGKTTILEGLSLFPISHRAAASVFKTLPAAALESSMIPIHKTGVFTGDIRVLCQFTLSDFDRAEITRIVKEAGYDLDTSAPINSINVSKSFSFSEGDYVPEKFSSAWGGVDLYARKNKRSAYKKAEPNAPFKGDKESLWNVVVDHLRTKLPHVVYFPNFIVEIPRKIYISEFTAETVTNSYYRRIIESAMLHSSEELSLKAHVLERIEKYKSNYKGDNWISALMNSDEKDKIDAVFTRLSGILTDVVLGSWGKVFNRPTTAVRLDVRWHVDPGNEQPFVEVKISDGRSSYHLHQRSLGFRWFFSFLLFTQFGRNRSRPNIFLFDEPAANLHARAQAELLSSFEKLADAGDLIIYSTHSHHMIRPEWLSGAYIVENEAIDYDEEANGVLGAPKDTSIKVTPYRRFVGENGSRVSYYQPVLERLQYIQPRLDEATAQLLVEGPTDFYALSYVLKRSEWAGRFTVIPGTGSGTLDSLISLALGRANNFLVLLDDDGAGRSASARYREKFYLGSSNVQTLGELDVRFTGAELETFLSGDTLLMVRAKYGNAKKASIGHYLAEICALNEEGALDSQTVRNYLEIIDLVGPKISLGD, from the coding sequence GTGGTACAGGTCAACTACTTCACGCTAACTAATTTCCGCGGCGCTAAAGACATCAAGCTAGAGATCTCCGGAAAGACGTCCAACAAGGTAGTTACTTTGATTGGTCTAAATGAGAGTGGGAAAACCACTATTCTCGAGGGGCTGTCCTTATTCCCTATAAGTCACCGAGCGGCTGCGTCAGTCTTTAAGACCCTTCCCGCTGCCGCCTTGGAATCCTCCATGATCCCGATCCACAAAACGGGTGTATTCACAGGTGACATAAGGGTCCTGTGTCAGTTCACCCTGAGCGATTTCGACCGCGCAGAGATCACCCGTATAGTGAAGGAGGCGGGATACGACCTTGACACATCGGCCCCGATCAACAGCATCAACGTTTCAAAGTCCTTTTCTTTCTCCGAGGGAGATTATGTTCCTGAGAAGTTCTCCAGCGCTTGGGGTGGGGTGGATCTGTATGCCAGGAAGAACAAACGATCTGCCTACAAGAAGGCCGAACCTAACGCCCCGTTTAAGGGTGACAAGGAGTCTTTGTGGAATGTGGTCGTTGATCATCTTCGCACCAAGCTTCCGCATGTAGTATACTTTCCCAACTTTATAGTTGAGATACCGAGGAAGATCTACATATCCGAGTTTACTGCGGAAACCGTAACTAACTCGTATTATCGCAGGATCATCGAGTCCGCTATGCTGCACTCCTCTGAGGAGCTTTCGCTTAAGGCGCACGTTCTCGAAAGAATCGAAAAGTACAAATCTAATTACAAGGGCGACAACTGGATTTCTGCGCTGATGAACAGCGATGAGAAGGACAAAATAGACGCCGTATTTACAAGATTGTCGGGAATTCTCACAGATGTTGTTCTTGGGTCTTGGGGGAAGGTTTTCAATCGGCCTACTACTGCAGTTCGGCTAGACGTCAGGTGGCACGTCGATCCGGGAAATGAGCAGCCATTTGTCGAGGTGAAGATTTCGGACGGCCGGTCCTCGTATCACCTGCATCAGCGTTCTTTAGGATTTAGGTGGTTTTTTTCTTTTTTGCTGTTTACGCAATTCGGAAGGAATAGGTCTCGACCGAACATTTTCTTGTTCGATGAACCCGCCGCGAACCTGCATGCTAGAGCACAGGCGGAGTTGTTGAGTAGCTTCGAGAAGTTAGCTGACGCCGGGGACCTAATTATCTACTCAACACATAGCCACCACATGATAAGACCCGAGTGGCTTTCGGGCGCGTATATAGTTGAAAATGAGGCTATCGACTATGATGAGGAGGCTAATGGGGTACTTGGTGCTCCGAAGGACACCAGTATTAAGGTGACTCCTTATAGAAGGTTTGTTGGCGAGAACGGCAGTAGGGTTAGCTATTATCAGCCGGTTTTGGAGAGGCTGCAGTACATCCAGCCTCGGTTAGACGAGGCAACGGCTCAGCTATTAGTGGAGGGGCCGACCGACTTCTATGCTCTATCGTATGTGCTCAAAAGATCTGAGTGGGCAGGGAGATTTACTGTGATCCCGGGGACCGGCAGTGGAACCTTGGACTCGCTAATCTCGCTTGCACTAGGTCGCGCAAACAACTTCCTCGTCCTGCTTGATGATGATGGGGCGGGCCGGAGTGCATCGGCTCGGTATAGGGAGAAGTTCTATCTTGGGAGCAGCAACGTGCAAACCTTGGGCGAGCTTGACGTAAGGTTCACGGGCGCAGAACTCGAGACGTTTCTCTCTGGCGACACGTTGTTAATGGTCAGAGCTAAATACGGGAATGCCAAGAAGGCAAGCATAGGTCACTACCTCGCCGAGATCTGCGCCTTGAACGAGGAGGGGGCGCTCGACAGTCAAACGGTCCGAAATTACCTGGAAATCATAGACTTAGTGGGTCCCAAAATATCGCTGGGAGACTAA
- the polA gene encoding DNA polymerase I codes for MHLLLVDGSAYIFRAFHALPQLNRKSDGLPVGCVQGFCNMLFKLTEDLKGEDEPTHMAVIFDHSAKTFRDDLYSEYKAHRPSAPEELVPQFPLTRAATRAFGIACIEQEGWEADDIIATYACKMRAAGGKVTIVSSDKDLMQLVEPDGSIRMLDTIPRPGQPPLRWIGAEEVFAKFGVGPDKVIEVQALCGDSVDNVPGVPGIGVKTAAELINTFGDVETLLSRLDEIKQPARRQKLADNAELARISRQLVTLSQDVPVELPIEALERTPIDPATLFPFLKAMEFYTITKRLGGLLDADPDAYEPDPELRAGGPQGVKSTDLSVARAKLKAPQVPGTGPALHARAVHDAIKAIPVDYDAYEIVSTHEQLAEWINRIAQTGYVSIDTETTGLDPQAADLVGICLSTAPGNGCYIPFGHRKAGDLLDQGGLLEGQLPAREVLEALKPMLEHPSVLKIGQNIKYEITMFARHGITLGPVDDTMLISYALDGARYNGMDVLADAWLGHKCISFGELAGTGRNQKTFDQLEIAPAARYAGEDADVTLRLWHILKPRLVAENATTLYETLERPLAPVLSRMESRGIAVDRGMLSRLSGEFAQRAAAFEAEAHELAGESFNLGSPKQLGDILFGKMNLPGGSKTKTGAWSTGADVLEDLALKGVPLARTIVEWRQLTKLRGTYTDALQTYINPRTGRLHTSYNQASVLTGRLSSNDPNLQNIPVRTEDGRKIRSAFVAAPGKKLISADYSQIELRVLAHIADIQALKDAFEEGLDIHAMTASEMFGVPVEGMPADVRRRAKAINFGIIYGISAFGLANQLGIGRGEAGDYIKTYFERFPGIKDYMDEQRRRVKVDGFVTTLFGRKIQFPNANSHNPSERAFVERASINAPIQGSAADIIRRAMIRMEPALAEAGIEADMLLQVHDELIFEVPEGTEATAMPAIKAVMEGAAEPAVRLSVPIQVDAHAADNWDEAH; via the coding sequence ATGCATCTGCTGCTCGTCGACGGCTCGGCCTATATTTTTCGCGCCTTCCACGCCCTGCCCCAGCTCAACCGCAAATCCGATGGCCTGCCCGTCGGCTGCGTGCAGGGGTTCTGCAACATGCTGTTCAAGCTCACCGAGGATCTCAAGGGCGAGGACGAGCCGACCCATATGGCAGTGATCTTTGATCATTCCGCCAAGACCTTCCGCGATGATCTCTATAGCGAATACAAGGCGCATCGACCCTCTGCGCCCGAAGAGCTGGTGCCCCAGTTCCCCCTCACCCGCGCCGCCACCCGCGCGTTTGGCATTGCCTGCATCGAGCAGGAAGGCTGGGAAGCCGACGACATCATCGCCACCTATGCCTGCAAGATGCGCGCGGCCGGCGGCAAGGTCACCATCGTGTCCTCCGACAAGGACTTGATGCAGCTGGTCGAGCCCGATGGCTCCATCCGCATGCTCGACACCATCCCCCGCCCCGGCCAGCCGCCGCTGCGCTGGATCGGCGCCGAGGAAGTGTTTGCCAAGTTCGGCGTTGGCCCCGACAAGGTGATCGAGGTGCAGGCCCTGTGCGGTGACAGCGTCGACAATGTCCCCGGCGTGCCCGGCATTGGCGTCAAGACCGCGGCCGAGCTCATCAATACCTTTGGCGATGTGGAAACGCTGCTGTCGCGCCTCGACGAGATCAAGCAGCCCGCCCGCCGGCAAAAGCTCGCCGACAATGCCGAGCTCGCGCGCATTTCGCGCCAGCTCGTAACCCTCTCCCAGGACGTGCCCGTCGAGCTGCCCATCGAGGCGCTCGAGCGCACCCCCATCGATCCGGCGACCCTTTTCCCCTTCCTCAAGGCGATGGAGTTTTACACCATCACCAAGCGCCTCGGCGGCCTCCTCGATGCCGACCCCGATGCCTATGAGCCCGATCCGGAGCTGCGCGCCGGCGGCCCGCAGGGCGTAAAGTCGACCGACCTCAGCGTCGCCCGCGCCAAGCTCAAGGCCCCGCAGGTCCCTGGCACCGGCCCGGCCCTGCATGCCCGCGCTGTCCACGACGCCATCAAGGCGATCCCGGTCGATTACGACGCCTATGAGATCGTCTCCACGCACGAGCAGCTGGCGGAGTGGATCAACCGCATCGCCCAGACCGGTTATGTCTCGATCGACACCGAAACCACCGGGCTTGATCCGCAAGCCGCCGATCTTGTGGGCATTTGCCTGTCCACTGCGCCGGGCAATGGCTGCTACATCCCCTTTGGCCACCGCAAGGCCGGCGACCTCCTCGACCAGGGGGGCCTCCTCGAAGGCCAGCTCCCGGCCCGCGAAGTGCTGGAAGCACTAAAACCCATGCTCGAGCACCCTTCCGTGCTCAAGATCGGCCAGAACATCAAATACGAGATCACGATGTTCGCCCGCCACGGCATCACGCTTGGGCCGGTCGACGACACCATGCTCATCTCCTATGCCCTTGATGGCGCGCGCTACAATGGCATGGATGTGCTGGCCGATGCGTGGCTCGGGCATAAATGCATTTCCTTTGGCGAGCTGGCCGGCACCGGCCGTAACCAGAAAACCTTCGACCAGCTCGAGATCGCCCCCGCCGCGCGCTATGCCGGCGAGGATGCCGACGTCACCCTGCGCCTCTGGCATATCCTCAAGCCCCGCCTTGTCGCGGAAAACGCCACCACGCTCTACGAAACCCTCGAGCGCCCGCTCGCCCCGGTGCTCTCGCGCATGGAATCGCGCGGCATTGCCGTTGATCGAGGCATGCTGTCGCGACTTTCCGGCGAGTTCGCCCAGCGCGCCGCCGCCTTTGAGGCCGAAGCCCATGAACTGGCCGGCGAAAGCTTCAATCTCGGCTCCCCCAAGCAGCTGGGCGACATCCTCTTTGGCAAGATGAACCTGCCCGGCGGCTCCAAGACCAAGACCGGTGCCTGGTCCACCGGCGCCGATGTGCTCGAAGATCTCGCGCTAAAGGGCGTGCCGCTGGCGCGCACCATCGTCGAATGGCGCCAACTGACCAAGCTGCGTGGCACCTATACCGACGCGCTCCAGACCTATATCAACCCGCGCACGGGGCGCCTTCACACCTCCTACAACCAGGCATCCGTCCTCACCGGGCGCCTCTCGTCCAACGATCCGAACCTGCAAAACATTCCGGTGCGCACCGAGGATGGCCGCAAGATCCGCTCGGCTTTCGTCGCCGCGCCCGGCAAGAAACTGATTTCCGCCGACTACAGCCAGATCGAGTTGCGCGTCCTCGCCCATATCGCCGATATCCAGGCGCTCAAGGATGCGTTCGAAGAAGGGCTCGACATTCACGCCATGACCGCCTCGGAAATGTTCGGCGTGCCGGTGGAAGGCATGCCCGCCGATGTCCGGCGCCGCGCCAAGGCGATCAATTTCGGCATCATCTATGGCATTTCGGCCTTTGGCCTCGCCAACCAGCTCGGCATCGGCCGCGGCGAAGCCGGGGATTATATCAAGACCTATTTCGAGCGCTTCCCCGGCATCAAGGACTATATGGACGAGCAGCGCCGCCGCGTGAAAGTGGATGGCTTTGTCACCACGCTCTTTGGCCGAAAAATTCAGTTCCCCAACGCCAATTCGCACAATCCCAGCGAACGCGCCTTTGTGGAACGCGCCTCCATCAACGCCCCCATCCAGGGCTCCGCCGCCGACATCATCCGCCGCGCCATGATCCGCATGGAACCGGCCCTGGCGGAAGCCGGCATCGAAGCCGACATGCTGCTCCAGGTGCATGACGAACTGATCTTCGAAGTCCCCGAAGGCACCGAAGCCACCGCCATGCCGGCGATCAAGGCCGTCATGGAAGGCGCCGCCGAACCCGCCGTGCGTCTATCCGTGCCGATCCAGGTGGACGCCCATGCAGCGGATAACTGGGACGAGGCGCATTAG
- the ahcY gene encoding adenosylhomocysteinase — translation MPTQNTDYSVKDISLADYGRKEIQIAEIEMPGLMAIREEYAAAQPLRGARIAGSLHMTIQTAVLIETLVALGAEVRWVSCNIFSTQDHAAAAIAAAGIPVFAHKGETLEEYWAFTDRMMDWGNGLTPNMILDDGGDATMYVLNGAKAEKDASILDKPGNEEEGIFFATIKRRLAQSPGFFSTIRDKIRGVSEETTTGVMRLYQLHAKGELPFPAINVNDSVTKSKFDNKYGTRESLVDAIRRGTDVMLAGKVAIVCGYGDVGKGSAESLRGAGARVLVTEVDPICALQAAMEGFEVVTLEEAAPRADIVVTATGNRDVLMVDDMRKLKDMAIVCNIGHFDNEIDVAGLRNFKWTNVKPQVDLIEQPSGKRLILLSEGRLVNLGNATGHPSFVMSASFANQTLAQIELWTNGTTMEKKVHVLPKHLDEKVAELHLAKLGAKLTRLSPAQAEYIGVSPSGPFKSGEYRY, via the coding sequence ACTACGGTCGCAAGGAAATCCAGATCGCTGAGATCGAGATGCCGGGCCTCATGGCCATTCGTGAGGAATATGCTGCGGCCCAGCCCCTGCGCGGCGCGCGCATTGCCGGCTCACTGCACATGACCATCCAGACGGCTGTGTTGATCGAGACGCTGGTGGCGCTCGGCGCCGAGGTGCGTTGGGTCAGCTGCAATATCTTCTCGACCCAGGACCATGCCGCCGCCGCCATTGCTGCCGCCGGCATCCCCGTCTTTGCCCATAAGGGGGAAACGCTGGAGGAATATTGGGCATTCACCGACCGCATGATGGACTGGGGCAATGGGCTCACCCCCAACATGATCCTCGATGATGGCGGCGACGCTACCATGTATGTCCTCAACGGCGCCAAGGCCGAGAAGGACGCCTCCATTCTCGACAAGCCGGGTAATGAGGAAGAGGGAATCTTCTTTGCCACCATCAAGCGGCGGCTTGCACAAAGCCCCGGCTTCTTCTCGACCATCCGCGACAAAATCCGCGGCGTATCGGAGGAAACCACGACGGGCGTGATGCGACTGTATCAGCTCCATGCCAAGGGCGAGTTGCCGTTCCCGGCCATCAACGTCAATGACTCCGTCACCAAGTCGAAATTCGACAACAAATACGGCACCCGTGAATCGCTGGTCGACGCCATCCGGCGCGGCACCGACGTCATGCTGGCCGGCAAGGTCGCAATCGTCTGCGGCTATGGCGACGTGGGCAAGGGCTCGGCTGAATCGCTGCGCGGCGCCGGTGCGCGCGTGCTGGTGACTGAAGTCGACCCAATCTGTGCGTTGCAGGCGGCCATGGAAGGCTTTGAGGTGGTCACCCTCGAAGAGGCTGCCCCCCGCGCCGACATCGTCGTCACCGCCACCGGCAATCGCGACGTGCTGATGGTTGACGACATGCGCAAGCTCAAGGATATGGCCATTGTCTGCAATATCGGCCATTTCGACAATGAGATCGACGTGGCCGGCCTGCGCAACTTCAAGTGGACCAATGTCAAGCCGCAGGTCGACCTCATCGAGCAGCCTAGCGGCAAGCGCCTGATCCTGCTTTCCGAGGGTCGGCTGGTCAATCTGGGCAATGCGACGGGTCACCCGAGCTTTGTGATGAGCGCATCCTTTGCCAACCAGACCTTGGCCCAGATCGAACTGTGGACCAATGGCACCACTATGGAAAAAAAGGTGCATGTGCTGCCCAAGCACCTCGACGAGAAAGTTGCAGAACTGCACCTCGCCAAGCTGGGTGCCAAGCTGACCAGGCTCTCGCCGGCACAGGCTGAATACATTGGGGTTTCCCCCTCTGGCCCATTCAAATCCGGTGAGTATCGCTACTAG
- a CDS encoding DUF2171 domain-containing protein → MSDLSGIREHMEVIGADGVHVGTVDKVEDGRIKLTKADSGEGSHAGHHHYVEGSLVAEIEGDKVRLSANAAVAVLFEEEEDGGQA, encoded by the coding sequence ATGTCTGATCTCAGCGGCATTCGCGAGCATATGGAAGTGATTGGGGCCGATGGCGTGCATGTCGGCACGGTGGACAAGGTCGAAGACGGGCGCATCAAGTTGACCAAGGCCGATTCGGGCGAAGGCAGCCATGCCGGCCACCACCATTATGTTGAAGGCTCGCTCGTGGCTGAAATCGAGGGCGACAAGGTGCGCCTGTCGGCCAATGCAGCCGTAGCGGTGCTTTTTGAGGAAGAGGAAGACGGCGGGCAGGCGTAA
- a CDS encoding PAS domain-containing sensor histidine kinase yields the protein MTLLTAAPALSQTPDAGSLAAAAPLAIAIGAGAFAVTAMAIVRTMLRDSKVERHKASGQIAGLRALVDEYEALLSGTRELTVLWTQNSGGAAKFLGQVAAVLPAGRQPESVLKFQSWLQPGDADRLAELLEQLRLGGHSFTTSVNALDGRLIRAHGWVLGGGAAMRLRPAFLQAHPQHRLEDAAAQGDLSSARAILGLLSKPAFLRDANKRLVFANNAYLELARALGKTGTDAEPPELLEGTQRQRHLDACTPDGKPAVLRLDLGARGKYELTEFAIAGGNAGYLRPLETAAKPAEPAVSYMGSIINALATPIAVFNANRELVQFNQAYADLWNLDPKFLVLGIDEPAILDKLRTEGMLPNEVDYKTWRAQHLTSYQLKVPRENEPWHLPDGRSIKVISAPAGPNGGVIYVFEDLTERLQLESSNKAYSNVQRETINALSEAVAVFGTNGRLTLSNPQLSALWKLPMNELGQNPHIDQIAEASGQAIPIDGASIWRDLKRGIIDLNPTRGDQTGRIKRSDGRLLDYAITRLSDGQTMMTFLDVTESASYSQVLKERNDALVAADLLKDAFVENVSYELRSPLTNIIGFADLLAGTDGGNMNERQRAYIDYIRASSVTLGVLIDNILDLASVDAGIAELKPERLDVAAIVDKARAGLSATFPEVSGEKPINLVIDIADDLPPFVADGTRIVQVIYNLLSNAARFSPPGGEIRLRVMSRGERMLFVIEDEGPGLTDEMKAAILTRIDGQSTGRQRGAGLGLAIVKTFVNLHGGTISAESREPRGSRITVNLPRDSAMAGIAS from the coding sequence ATGACCCTTCTGACTGCCGCACCCGCCCTTTCCCAGACGCCGGACGCTGGTTCGCTTGCCGCCGCCGCGCCGCTGGCAATCGCTATCGGCGCCGGCGCCTTTGCTGTAACGGCCATGGCAATCGTTCGAACCATGCTGCGCGACAGCAAGGTCGAACGGCATAAGGCCTCCGGGCAAATCGCTGGCCTGCGGGCGCTGGTGGACGAATATGAGGCCCTGCTTTCGGGCACTCGCGAACTCACGGTGCTGTGGACGCAAAATAGCGGCGGCGCGGCCAAGTTCCTGGGGCAGGTAGCGGCGGTGCTGCCAGCAGGACGGCAGCCCGAAAGCGTCCTCAAGTTCCAAAGCTGGCTGCAGCCGGGCGATGCCGACCGTCTTGCTGAACTGCTCGAGCAGTTGCGCCTTGGCGGGCACTCCTTCACCACCAGTGTCAATGCGCTCGATGGACGGCTGATCCGCGCGCATGGCTGGGTGCTGGGCGGCGGCGCGGCGATGCGTTTGCGGCCCGCCTTTCTGCAAGCCCATCCCCAGCATCGCCTCGAGGATGCAGCCGCGCAGGGTGATCTTTCCAGTGCCCGCGCCATTCTGGGGCTGTTGAGCAAGCCGGCTTTCCTGCGCGACGCTAACAAGCGGCTGGTGTTCGCCAATAATGCCTATCTCGAACTCGCGCGAGCCCTCGGCAAGACCGGCACCGATGCCGAGCCCCCTGAATTGCTCGAAGGCACCCAGCGCCAGCGCCATCTCGATGCCTGCACCCCTGATGGCAAGCCCGCTGTTTTGCGGCTCGACCTGGGTGCACGTGGCAAGTATGAACTGACTGAGTTTGCTATTGCCGGGGGCAATGCGGGCTATCTGCGCCCGCTCGAAACGGCTGCCAAGCCCGCCGAGCCCGCAGTCTCTTATATGGGCAGCATCATCAATGCCTTGGCGACGCCCATCGCGGTGTTCAATGCCAACCGCGAACTCGTGCAGTTCAACCAGGCCTATGCCGATCTGTGGAACCTCGATCCGAAGTTCCTGGTGCTGGGGATCGACGAGCCGGCAATCCTTGACAAGCTGCGCACTGAAGGCATGCTGCCCAACGAGGTCGACTACAAGACCTGGCGGGCCCAGCACCTGACTTCCTACCAGCTCAAGGTGCCGCGCGAGAACGAACCATGGCACCTGCCGGACGGGCGCAGCATCAAGGTTATTTCCGCGCCGGCCGGGCCCAATGGCGGTGTCATCTATGTCTTTGAAGACCTGACCGAGCGCCTCCAGCTTGAATCCTCCAACAAGGCCTATTCCAATGTGCAGCGCGAAACCATCAACGCGCTTTCCGAGGCCGTGGCGGTGTTCGGCACCAATGGCCGGCTTACCCTTTCCAATCCCCAGCTGTCGGCCCTTTGGAAGCTGCCGATGAACGAGTTGGGGCAAAACCCCCACATCGACCAGATCGCCGAAGCCAGTGGGCAGGCCATTCCCATCGATGGCGCCAGTATATGGCGGGATTTGAAGCGGGGGATTATCGACCTCAACCCGACGCGCGGCGACCAGACCGGTCGCATCAAGCGCTCGGATGGAAGGCTGTTGGACTACGCCATTACCCGGTTGTCGGACGGTCAAACCATGATGACCTTTCTCGATGTCACCGAAAGCGCCAGCTATTCGCAGGTGCTCAAGGAACGCAACGATGCGCTGGTGGCGGCTGACCTGCTCAAGGATGCGTTCGTCGAGAATGTTTCCTATGAACTGCGCTCGCCGCTGACCAATATCATCGGCTTTGCCGACCTCTTGGCCGGCACTGATGGCGGCAACATGAACGAGCGGCAGCGCGCCTATATCGACTATATCCGCGCCTCGAGCGTCACCCTGGGCGTGCTTATCGACAATATTCTCGACCTGGCGTCCGTGGATGCCGGCATTGCCGAACTCAAACCCGAGCGGCTTGATGTCGCCGCCATTGTGGACAAGGCCCGGGCTGGCCTGTCGGCGACCTTCCCCGAAGTTTCGGGGGAAAAGCCGATCAACCTCGTAATCGATATCGCCGATGACCTGCCGCCCTTTGTGGCCGATGGCACGCGCATCGTGCAGGTGATCTATAACCTCTTGAGCAATGCGGCCCGCTTCTCGCCGCCCGGCGGGGAAATCCGGCTCCGGGTGATGAGCCGAGGCGAGCGCATGTTGTTCGTGATCGAGGATGAGGGGCCGGGGCTGACCGACGAGATGAAGGCGGCAATCCTGACCCGGATCGATGGGCAAAGCACCGGCCGGCAACGTGGGGCCGGGCTGGGCCTCGCCATCGTCAAGACCTTCGTCAACCTGCATGGCGGCACGATTTCGGCGGAAAGCCGCGAGCCGCGGGGCAGCCGCATCACCGTCAACCTGCCACGCGACAGCGCCATGGCGGGTATCGCAAGCTAA
- a CDS encoding DUF1810 domain-containing protein, whose translation MFTHFLEAQNLVYPQVLTELRAGQKRTHWMWFIFPQIAGLGRSDMAQRFAIKDLEEARLYLADPVLGTRLRECTRAVLLHAPDSVAPRSLDHIFGSPDNMKFHSSMTLFARAAPQDPLVREALTAFFGGREDPGTVSRLEDAGASHPPA comes from the coding sequence ATGTTCACCCATTTCCTCGAGGCTCAGAACCTGGTGTATCCGCAGGTGCTGACCGAACTGCGCGCGGGGCAGAAACGCACGCATTGGATGTGGTTTATCTTCCCCCAGATCGCGGGCCTCGGACGCAGCGATATGGCGCAGCGCTTTGCCATCAAGGATCTGGAGGAAGCGCGGCTTTACCTCGCCGATCCGGTGCTGGGAACGCGCCTGCGCGAATGCACCCGCGCCGTGCTGCTGCACGCCCCCGACAGCGTCGCCCCGCGCAGCCTCGATCACATCTTTGGCTCGCCCGACAACATGAAGTTTCATTCCTCCATGACCCTTTTCGCCCGCGCCGCCCCGCAGGATCCGCTAGTTCGCGAAGCGCTCACCGCCTTTTTCGGTGGCCGGGAAGATCCGGGCACCGTGAGCCGGCTTGAGGACGCAGGCGCTAGTCATCCCCCAGCTTGA